The DNA segment GACAATGTTTTGGACATATGAGAATTCACAGCTGGTTTGGCTCCCTGAGATTTCCCATATATTCCTGGTTTCCCACTTGAACTGGTTCCTGTTTCTGCCTTCTTCCCTATGCTATAAGATGATCCTTTTGATGACTCCTTTGCCTTACCATAGAAAGACGGAGAAGGTTTACTCACAGAAGCTGGTTTAGTATTGATGCTAGGTCCTGGTTTATTCTTTGTTGTTACCAAAGCAGAGTTATTTTTCTGAGAAAATGATTCAGATTGTACTGTACTGTCATCTTCACTTGAAACTTGTCTTTTTAAGAAATCTCCAAGACTAATAATACCAGCAGATTTAGAATGTACTAGAGATTTCTCATCACCACTTGATGATGAAATTGATGGGACAGATCCTGCACTTCTAGGCTGAAGAGCACGATTCAAATTTCCTGATGACTTTGAATTTGATACTGCTGTTGCTGGCTTCTCAAATTTCTTATTATCTGAATCTTTCTTAGCTACATGCTTTGGTTCAGCAAGTTTAAAACTAGGCTTTGCACCAGCTGCTAAAACAGGTAATTCTTGTTTCCCTGATAATTCTGATGCCCATGTTAAAGGTGCCTTTGGTTTGATATCAGAATTTAACTTCATAGAGAATGATAAGGTTGGACTGACTACAACAGGAACAGCTCTAAACACCACATCTTCTCCTGCATCTCTTTTCACTGAAGACATTGATTGCTGTCTTCTATCAAATGATTCTTGTAATGTCTGACCAGCTAAGCCTGAGTGGTCCTCCTCTTCACCTAGAAGGGATAAGAAATAAGAATGAAGGTATCTTTAGAGAAAAACTATTAAACAGTCAAACTTAATAGTCATCTAAAAGTTTGGAGATGACAAAACTACATAAATAagcaaaaaataatacaagtttTAAGATTTGTGCAACAATagagataaataaataaaaagaaataatatcatattaacagacaaatattaaaacacaatAATGATCTTTGCCAGTGCAGATCttttgtccaaaaaaaataaatctaagtGTGTAGTATTACCCATTAAGTTTGCAGATTGGTTGTGTATTAATTTTTTGAACTGTGTTTGCTTAAAATAGACTGCGAtgtaaacattaattttgaaataatctttcatttaaaatagCAGCAGGATACCATAGTTGAACAATTATTTGTATACGGTAGTTAAATTACCAATTATGAACTAACTATGTATAATTCCcttaaaagtaaacaaagtaAGTTTATTCTATATGGAAATCATAGAAATTATGATACCTAAATCAGGAAAATCATTCTCTGTTATATCTGGAGAACTTCTGGCACTTTGCTCATGTTGTTCAAAAGACCATACTGAATCATCATTATTGCTACACTCTGATCGATGAGTGAGTTGTCCTTCTTGATTGATGCTGACTTCAGAACTCTCTGTAACCAATGTCAGGTCTGGTTCATCAGAAATACCTGCTGTAGTGTCAAGCTGAAGAAAAAGAATCAAATTGAAACAAACATggaaaattgtttattacaaGGTTTTAAGTTTTCtgatgtttgtttgtttttataatagtGCATTTTAGCACGTTTTGTTcttcaaataatttataatgaaaaagataaaaatgaaagtgaaaatcttAATATCagaaattgtttgttttgtaacaATTTAACAAATGACAGTgtttgaacttatttttttttaattctttttattaattttgataaaggTTACATCTGCATATATGTTGATTGAAAATAGTATGTACTGTCTGATTAAAGATGCCTCACTAAGCAATTTTATGCTGTTCCTTTCCTTTGATGATAGAGCCGAACAATAGAACTTTTATGTAGTACCTAATGTTTGGATCCTCACATTAGTAGTTGAATTAATGTCTGACCTGTAGTGATAGAGGCCATACAATAGTACTTTTATTCAATGCCAAACATTCTATGATATTGCCTTTCAATAACAAGGCTATGTGGCTCCTAAAATTAGCAGTTTTATGAAATGTCATGGTTTAATTcagtacaaaattaaaaacttacctgtGACAACCGTGAAAGAGCTGAATCTCCATACTTGTGTCCTACACTATTATCTATGGAGAGAGAATCAGCTGTCTTGAAGTGGTCCTGTGTCATATCAGCACTAGAAGCTGTGATCATCATTGGACTGACATCATCTGTCACATTAAAGCTTGACTCTGATGTATCTATCTTTGTTGATATCACTTCTGGCTCTAATCTCAGGCCCATCATTTCAATCAAATTGTTATTGTTTCTATTCTGATTTTCATTTTTCCTCTCAGGTGTCGATTCTGTTGATTGCTCTTCCCAATCTTTGTTTTTTGTGATTAACTTCTTGTGTTTTGCAATGAGATCTCGTGATTCCTTTATCAAATTGTctaaatttgcaaattttttctCTACAATGCTGTCATTGTCATCATTTGTAGAATCTAGAGCATGCTGACTGAGAGACAAATTATCTGTAGAAGGCATTTTTGAAGTATGCATTAAATCTGAGTCACTTAGCTGTCCATGGGTTaaagatttttcatttgtttggaGCGAATATTGACTTAAATGTCCATCAACATGATCTCGCCCTGAAGACTGAGTTGTCTCTGCAGTTAAATCAGTGCTATAGCTGTATTGTGTCATggatttatctccctttgataaGCTGAAGCCAGATATTTGTCTTGAAGGATCAAGACTATGTTGACTAAGAGAGGAATCATCTTTGATGTCATGGCTAGCAGAAGGTTCCAAACTATACTGGGATAAAGATTTAATTGCTGGATCAGGGGAAATATTTTCTGTGGTTTCAATACTATATTGACTAAGTGGTGACACATTTTCTGACCCAATGGTGTATTGACTTAGTTCTTTACCAATCAGAGTAACTCCTGGTGTTTCAGATTTTAAACTATACTGACTTAACGTGCCACTTACTTTCTTTTCACCAGAACCCTGATCAGAGAAATCAGATCCAAAATCACCACTTCTTGAAACAAATGCAGGAGTTCGGTTTGAACTAATGCCAAAAGATTGTTGAGGAATAGCTGCACTTCTTCCTTGGATGTCTCCTGGAGTCAAATCATACTGAGATGGTTCTGACAATAGCTGTGATGATATCTTATCATCTGTTGTGTATGGTGTACTGGTAAAACCACCCTTTTCTGTATATTTGCTGGAATCAAGATCTATTAAATCATCACTTGAATTAGGCACAGAGTGATCTCTTCCAGTTAATTTAAATTGACCAATGAAATCAAAAGGTCTATTTATTCCACTCACAGCATCTAAATCCATGTAGCTACTTGCAGATGTAGCAGTTGATGCTAAGCTTTCACCAGTCCTTAGAAGTTTGCTGTCTTCCACATTGTCTTCAGCACCACCCAATGGTGATTCTCTAGCAGACGATTCATTCACAGCAGAACTTGACGTATATCCCCTTGAACGATCATCACTGGAAGACTGTTCCGTCTGTCCAGATTTGTCAAGTAATGGATACTGAGAAAGTTCCCCTTGTTTATTTGATCTCTCTAATGGGGTTATTTCTGACAGTTCTTGTATATTTAACCTACTGGAAGAATCAGAAGAAATACTTTCATCTGCTTGCTTAAAGATGAATTGGCTGCCTGGTTTTTCTATGTTTGGatgttctattttcatatgaaatacATCATATTTCCTGTCTGCTGGACTTTTACTTGGTCTTTTAACATCCATTGCTTGAAGGTTGAGTTTTTCCTGACTAGAAGAATTAAGCACCCTAGAACCTGGTTCCAGTCTAGAATCTGCTGATGTTTTACTACTGTCGTCCATCTTCATGGAATGATATTGTCCACTGTAGCTTGATAATTCATCAGCCCATGACATTCCGCTACGGTATGAGCTGTCACTTCGGCTATTGTCTTTTCCTTTTTGATTGACAATCTTAAAAGCTGGGGCATCTGAAGGAGAGTTATACTGCGTAGATACATTACTGTCACTGATGGGACCTGAAATTATAACAGTAAGTATATAATAACAATCTTAATTAGTATAAATCTAagtacatgaatatatattgcAACTCTTCAGCAAAATTCTTTCCTGTTCAGGtttcttaaatgattttttaaacaattctaGTATTGAGACTATTTCAAAATGATGATGTAAATAAACATCCTTCAAATAGGCATATGTCCTTCATTTATTTTCACTCATTTCATATGGtccaaaaaaatatgacaaataggTACAAATAGACATAAGTACATTGTAAATGGCATCTTTCCCTTTAATAGAACTGTCACAATAATTCTTGTATAAATGAATATGCTTTTAACTATactttgtgtgtgtgtgtgtgtgaatcCTGGTATGTGAAATTTTAAGTAAAGCATATAATGAGACAAATCTTTTCATTTAATCATGAACTTTTctaaaactaaattttgttaacaaaataagttatgtctgtttttatattaataaatttgcAGGATAAAAACTCTGAAATACTTAAAAAGCACAAAGAAAGaggaaaaataatattatttatggTGCTTGATTTGGTTCTTTATGtccaaaacaaaagttaatcTTACAGTACTTAGTAAAATTTGTTTCCCTCTACACAATTGACATTTTGGAACCAATTTTaatactgaaaataaaactatCAGGACATTTTAGTAAATGAACATAATTTGATTATATGTATAATGTCAAATATAAGGTGTCCTAAATATTATTGGATCTAACCTGTTGATAAAGAATCAGGAGTTAGTGATCCCATCGATAATGACAAGTTACTCCCTGGGGTGCCTCCTTTCTGTGGGGGAGTAGCAATATTGGCAAATATATCATTGGTTTGTTGCTTAAGTCTGTCTACAACACTGGGGTCAAACTCTCTAGCTCTTTCCAGTATCTGTtctatttgttgagtttggtaTCCAGTCTCCTCTGCCGTCCTACGATAAGTGGGTGTGACAAACTGTTCTTGGGGTTCCTTCTCCTCTGGGATAGTTCCTGTAGACATCTGGTAGGAATCCAGTGATCTTCTTGACAATGAACTACCACTAGATGAAAGGCTTGGCTTCCCAGATTCTAACGATCTCTGTGCACTCCTTGGAGTATCTACCTCCTGTTCAATACAACAGAGCAATTCAAGATTTTCCTAACCAACACTTATTAATGTGATATAAAATTCAACACCACTTTTAGTCTTTCAGTAGATCTTGCTATGACTTTGTTCACATAGTTATTTATCTATATgtatacacaataaaatatttcaagaagTGGGGGGATTGCCTCCCCAGACTCACTGCAACAACGTATGATCTAttatttatcagaaaattatataCTATCATGCATGTAATTTAATCCATCTTGTATAAGAAAGGATTTGAATAGGCACTGCCTCTAGTCTTATCCCTTTGTTTGaatgtacatttgatatttaaacaataaaaatattttgaattgaattgaattgaatttcaaaatatacagaaatTCATGTAGTAAGTAAAGCagcttttataatttattaatgaaGATTACAGGGCTTAACTCATCATAATTAATATCtaaaatttagaataacaattcCTATCTTTCCATCtcttattttgaattataataaaacacacTTTAAACAATGTATGCTAAATTCTTCTAGAtggcttttatattttaatacaggACACAATGCCCTAAATTGTTTTCTGTTGCTTATGCGAAGTCGGAAATATTGCAGTTGTTATCCGTTCTTTTGATGAGTTTGAGGTTTTGGTTTTACTATTTCATTAAAGACTTCCCATTGTGAATTTCCTCAGAtctctgtatttttgttattttactttttcttacCTGTATGGTACTAAGCTCATGTGGTCTATGTTCACCAAgaagatttaatttttgtttctgtgGTGGCCCTCTCAAGTGTTTAGTTGTTAATATTTCTCCTCTCCTTTCCTCATCAGTGTCTACCTCTGTTGTTgaatctaataaaaattcaaataaaattcattaatttCTAATTCACCACAATATCTTCTGTGTTAATCGCTGTTTCAGCCATACAAATGGAAAATatccaatattttatgtaaagCTATATCCAATAACAATACAATAACCAACTATTTAAAGGTTAATTGTAGCAGCcttattatgaaaaattaatgagataaagtaaaaacttaaaaaagattACACAATAATAAATCTGTCTGTTgcaaaatcattttcaaaagaTACAGCTTCTTTTATACTAGGTTAGATGTTTCAAAACAAGTATGACATTCAATATAATCCCACCTGTCATTTAATAAATAGTGGTCACTATGGAATAATTAATTAATTCATTGTCAATTAGGAATATAATCTGCAGTATGAATTACCTTGGAAACTAGAGCCTTATTAGTAAGTTATTGATTGACACTTACAAATAAGTCTAAAATTAAAACCTCATTTAttataagccattttttttacaaatctttaaagTAACACTTTGTTCAGGGAGAAAGGACAATTAAATCATCATTTTGTTATATGGAAGACCCTACCACTTGAGCAAAAGTTTATCATGTAACATATACATTCATATTCACAAAAATTTATAACACATTCTAATGACAATttactgttattgaaaattatcTTCAAAACAATGTCATATCTGTGATAATATGACTGGGACACactaacaatttgtttttatattcagtAAACTTATTATTGtggttaaaacacaaaatttaacaCCCAATTTGTTAAGTACTTATCATCAAGATgtacatgtgtacaaagtttcaagttgatgtgacCACAACTTCATGGTAAATTAACTTAACAAATGCATTTAACCTGAGAATGTAATTTTACActgaatatgaaaattataatggtcaaaactgtaatttggcatataatattaaaaagttcaCATCATAATGATCAGGtgtaccaagtttcaagttgatcaagttgaaaaatcatcaatttttccatttaataAGGAAAATGACTCAAGAAAGGTGAAAGTGATGCCACCCAAATTAATCTCTATGTGTAAGAGatggttataaacattgtgtataagtttcattgCAATTAGTTAAGGCCAACTAAAATAATTTAGGAGGAAAGAAGATAGAAATATCAGAAACAGCTATCTATTAATTGTATATCTCGGTAAATTCAAATTCTGATAATAATTCTATAGTTGACAACTAAAGTAATGGGAATATGCATAAAATAATTGTCAATGATccataataaaataattgccAATCAGTTGGAACTTGTGATAACTGTGGCCTATTTTTATTACAATACTTAGATTGCAAGTTCACAAAGTATAATCTCTTATGAGAAAGAAGGACtcatgtttaaattttcaatctCTTTGGTTAAAAATTAATCAACAATCTGTGAAATAACTCTAAATATAACAATGCATTACATACCTTCTGAAGTGACATCAGGAGTCAATCTTTTCTCCTCCTCTGCCATCTGGTATTTAAGTCTCTCCTGTTCAGCATGTAGTCTAAGATGTGCCATATCATGCCTCTGTAATATGGCCTCTTTCTGTTTCTGGATTTCCTCTAATTGCTTCTTTAGTTCCTGTTGTCTGTTATCATAGAtttcattttgatcttttccTGTACTCTGACCTGATGTATCCATATCTGATTCAGTTGACTGGGCTGATCGTCTTCCGTTCATTGGTAATTTTGGGCTCCCTCTGTCTGTAGATGATGACATTACTGTATCATCTAAATCTCTCCTATCATCTGATTCCATTGTAGAGTCAAATTCTGTTTGTCTAAATTTACCCCCAGAGTCATGAACCTGAGTGTAAGGTGATTCTTGAAGAGATTCATCAAAAGGAAGAGACTTTCTtacatctttatatttattattagtcTGACTAACTTCTggtttactgtttatctcttTCCCGAGTCCCAATCTTTGTGCATAGTATGGATCTGAGGCAAGTTGTGTCACAAGTGAAGATATAGCGTTCTTACTTGGTGATAGTTCTGTTGTTTTTGCAGTTGTCTGGGTTACCTGAGGAGGAGCAGGTTGAGGAATATTTACCTGGGTATTTACTACTTGGAGTTGTTCATCTCCTTTGTTGGTTTCAGGCGATTGACCAGCCAATTGGGGAAACCTATGAAGTAACTCCTgtcttcttttttcaatttcagcTCTGGTATCGGCCAGCACTTTTTTACTTTGTTCATGACGTTGTAGTAAGTATTGTTGATAATCTTTGATCTTTTTAGTTTGGTCTTGTTGAGCAGCATAGGATGTTACTGGTATCAGGCCAACTGTGGATGGAATGGGGAGAGATGGTGTAGGAAAAGTTTGTGGATAATACTCTCCAGATGACCCAGATAATGAACTCATTGACAATGAAGGATGATGATGAACAGACTCACGACTAAACACAGAAACTGGTGCTACACTAGGAGGAACATATTGTTGTTGTGATTGGACTGCTGGCTGTCTCACTCCATAACTTCCAGCTTCATGCTGGGTCTGGATCTGTGAGAGAGCTGATGTGTAGGTAGGAGGCTGCATCCTACTACTCATATTTGCTGTTGACATTTGGGGCATGTCCCCCTGTTGTCGATGAGACAAAGGAATATACTGCTTTGGTAATGATGCTACAACTGGTTCCCTAGGTAACAGAGTAACTGGCAAGGGATATGGTTGTTCTGATACTGTCATACCAATTCTGTCAGTATGCTGCACTGGCACGTACTGTTGTTGGATTTGTGGTTGGGCTGACATGTACTGTTGTTGGATTTGTGGTTGGGCT comes from the Mytilus trossulus isolate FHL-02 chromosome 3, PNRI_Mtr1.1.1.hap1, whole genome shotgun sequence genome and includes:
- the LOC134712544 gene encoding uncharacterized protein LOC134712544 isoform X5, with the translated sequence METPFCKRFAKNHWIAGFIESSSLKHDGPEHYGTMKAKRGKYRLSPNEEAQLVKDETERRRKQRIIQVREQSKQNAEKIRQAVKLERDRQVTKLAVELQNQLEQEKDEKVRKLEAQYENSLKSIGQGHKEAGEQYDRTEERELLQQEDNRRADARGSAAMDKLKRERMFREFEETKQIKARQAALEEERKRAAMIASLPPPDPDPLLDINIPTKKPVKMTDVDNFTTTHYHILEQYSIDKANSVTQGDARAAAEEEERRIRERSQELVRLSNDRMARARVRHNNALEKEILSHDYDKMMMDLSDLQRADRERRLHVVANIPKQVFEPPHRRIEDREDHQRNLETAFEDMYMAQTDYVGDLSLALDPHPPPETPSATESLEVSMMTDGTPVQEPTLPRIPPVLKDMTNIPRAPGEKSPVKKPEKVLKKLMNKIKSQREEWISKSNVDLDIPDDTTIKVQEPGRNEFSLSRHVPGTQTDEVPTKLSAPEGTADISVDSVLEQQKELDPILNLMAYGTNMINQKRVLEEKLKALEGEHAAYKQTAQFRLPQNQGYPLVHTQLMNGHAAPREQMSSGYSWSVPQSMHQPPLSTGSITAQPYLTTAGTAQPQIQQQYMSAQPQIQQQYMSAQPQIQQQYMSAQPQIQQQYVPVQHTDRIGMTVSEQPYPLPVTLLPREPVVASLPKQYIPLSHRQQGDMPQMSTANMSSRMQPPTYTSALSQIQTQHEAGSYGVRQPAVQSQQQYVPPSVAPVSVFSRESVHHHPSLSMSSLSGSSGEYYPQTFPTPSLPIPSTVGLIPVTSYAAQQDQTKKIKDYQQYLLQRHEQSKKVLADTRAEIEKRRQELLHRFPQLAGQSPETNKGDEQLQVVNTQVNIPQPAPPQVTQTTAKTTELSPSKNAISSLVTQLASDPYYAQRLGLGKEINSKPEVSQTNNKYKDVRKSLPFDESLQESPYTQVHDSGGKFRQTEFDSTMESDDRRDLDDTVMSSSTDRGSPKLPMNGRRSAQSTESDMDTSGQSTGKDQNEIYDNRQQELKKQLEEIQKQKEAILQRHDMAHLRLHAEQERLKYQMAEEEKRLTPDVTSEDSTTEVDTDEERRGEILTTKHLRGPPQKQKLNLLGEHRPHELSTIQEVDTPRSAQRSLESGKPSLSSSGSSLSRRSLDSYQMSTGTIPEEKEPQEQFVTPTYRRTAEETGYQTQQIEQILERAREFDPSVVDRLKQQTNDIFANIATPPQKGGTPGSNLSLSMGSLTPDSLSTGPISDSNVSTQYNSPSDAPAFKIVNQKGKDNSRSDSSYRSGMSWADELSSYSGQYHSMKMDDSSKTSADSRLEPGSRVLNSSSQEKLNLQAMDVKRPSKSPADRKYDVFHMKIEHPNIEKPGSQFIFKQADESISSDSSSRLNIQELSEITPLERSNKQGELSQYPLLDKSGQTEQSSSDDRSRGYTSSSAVNESSARESPLGGAEDNVEDSKLLRTGESLASTATSASSYMDLDAVSGINRPFDFIGQFKLTGRDHSVPNSSDDLIDLDSSKYTEKGGFTSTPYTTDDKISSQLLSEPSQYDLTPGDIQGRSAAIPQQSFGISSNRTPAFVSRSGDFGSDFSDQGSGEKKVSGTLSQYSLKSETPGVTLIGKELSQYTIGSENVSPLSQYSIETTENISPDPAIKSLSQYSLEPSASHDIKDDSSLSQHSLDPSRQISGFSLSKGDKSMTQYSYSTDLTAETTQSSGRDHVDGHLSQYSLQTNEKSLTHGQLSDSDLMHTSKMPSTDNLSLSQHALDSTNDDNDSIVEKKFANLDNLIKESRDLIAKHKKLITKNKDWEEQSTESTPERKNENQNRNNNNLIEMMGLRLEPEVISTKIDTSESSFNVTDDVSPMMITASSADMTQDHFKTADSLSIDNSVGHKYGDSALSRLSQLDTTAGISDEPDLTLVTESSEVSINQEGQLTHRSECSNNDDSVWSFEQHEQSARSSPDITENDFPDLGEEEDHSGLAGQTLQESFDRRQQSMSSVKRDAGEDVVFRAVPVVVSPTLSFSMKLNSDIKPKAPLTWASELSGKQELPVLAAGAKPSFKLAEPKHVAKKDSDNKKFEKPATAVSNSKSSGNLNRALQPRSAGSVPSISSSSGDEKSLVHSKSAGIISLGDFLKRQVSSEDDSTVQSESFSQKNNSALVTTKNKPGPSINTKPASVSKPSPSFYGKAKESSKGSSYSIGKKAETGTSSSGKPGIYGKSQGAKPAVNSHMSKTLSSWKKSRAVKSSGPPPPPKQSSHFPNGVTEFPKPSSRSEEDEAYERRMRAYNPRLFRLQNRLGIEEPEETPSEEKKKSPKSRETTEEKQKRAAASRDKVKEFQKDSKSTSKIPVLRSFRKT
- the LOC134712544 gene encoding uncharacterized protein LOC134712544 isoform X11 — protein: METPFCKRFAKNHWIAGFIESSSLKHDGPEHYGTMKAKRGKYRLSPNEEAQLVKDETERRRKQRIIQVREQSKQNAEKIRQAVKLERDRQVTKLAVELQNQLEQEKDEKVRKLEAQYENSLKSIGQGHKEAGEQYDRTEERELLQQEDNRRADARGSAAMDKLKRERMFREFEETKQIKARQAALEEERKRAAMIASLPPPDPDPLLDINIPTKKPVKMTDVDNFTTTHYHILEQYSIDKANSVTQGDARAAAEEEERRIRERSQELVRLSNDRMARARVRHNNALEKEILSHDYDKMMMDLSDLQRADRERRLHVVANIPKQVFEPPHRRIEDREDHQRNLETAFEDMYMAQTDYVGDLSLALDPHPPPETPSATESLEVSMMTDGTPVQEPTLPRIPPVLKDMTNIPRAPGEKSPVKKPEKVLKKLMNKIKSQREEWISKSNVDLDIPDDTTIKVQEPGRNEFSLSRHVPGTQTDEVPTKLSAPEGTADISVDSVLEQQKELDPILNLMAYGTNMINQKRVLEEKLKALEGEHAAYKQTAQFRLPQNQGYPLVHTQLMNGHAAPREQMSSGYSWSVPQSMHQPPLSTGSITAQPYLTTAGTAQPQIQQQYMSAQPQIQQQYMSAQPQIQQQYMSAQPQIQQQYVPVQHTDRIGMTVSEQPYPLPVTLLPREPVVASLPKQYIPLSHRQQGDMPQMSTANMSSRMQPPTYTSALSQIQTQHEAGSYGVRQPAVQSQQQYVPPSVAPVSVFSRESVHHHPSLSMSSLSGSSGEYYPQTFPTPSLPIPSTVGLIPVTSYAAQQDQTKKIKDYQQYLLQRHEQSKKVLADTRAEIEKRRQELLHRFPQLAGQSPETNKGDEQLQVVNTQVNIPQPAPPQVTQTTAKTTELSPSKNAISSLVTQLASDPYYAQRLGLGKEINSKPEVSQTNNKYKDVRKSLPFDESLQESPYTQVHDSGGKFRQTEFDSTMESDDRRDLDDTVMSSSTDRGSPKLPMNGRRSAQSTESDMDTSGQSTGKDQNEIYDNRQQELKKQLEEIQKQKEAILQRHDMAHLRLHAEQERLKYQMAEEEKRLTPDVTSEDSTTEVDTDEERRGEILTTKHLRGPPQKQKLNLLGEHRPHELSTIQEVDTPRSAQRSLESGKPSLSSSGSSLSRRSLDSYQMSTGTIPEEKEPQEQFVTPTYRRTAEETGYQTQQIEQILERAREFDPSVVDRLKQQTNDIFANIATPPQKGGTPGSNLSLSMGSLTPDSLSTGPISDSNVSTQYNSPSDAPAFKIVNQKGKDNSRSDSSYRSGMSWADELSSYSGQYHSMKMDDSSKTSADSRLEPGSRVLNSSSQEKLNLQAMDVKRPSKSPADRKYDVFHMKIEHPNIEKPGSQFIFKQADESISSDSSSRLNIQELSEITPLERSNKQGELSQYPLLDKSGQTEQSSSDDRSRGYTSSSAVNESSARESPLGGAEDNVEDSKLLRTGESLASTATSASSYMDLDAVSGINRPFDFIGQFKLTGRDHSVPNSSDDLIDLDSSKYTEKGGFTSTPYTTDDKISSQLLSEPSQYDLTPGDIQGRSAAIPQQSFGISSNRTPAFVSRSGDFGSDFSDQGSGEKKVSGTLSQYSLKSETPGVTLIGKELSQYTIGSENVSPLSQYSIETTENISPDPAIKSLSQYSLEPSASHDIKDDSSLSQHSLDPSRQISGFSLSKGDKSMTQYSYSTDLTAETTQSSGRDHVDGHLSQYSLQTNEKSLTHGQLSDSDLMHTSKMPSTDNLSLSQHALDSTNDDNDSIVEKKFANLDNLIKESRDLIAKHKKLITKNKDWEEQSTESTPERKNENQNRNNNNLIEMMGLRLEPEVISTKIDTSESSFNVTDDVSPMMITASSADMTQDHFKTADSLSIDNSVGHKYGDSALSRLSQLDTTAGISDEPDLTLVTESSEVSINQEGQLTHRSECSNNDDSVWSFEQHEQSARSSPDITENDFPDLGEEEDHSGLAGQTLQESFDRRQQSMSSVKRDAGEDVVFRAVPVVVSPTLSFSMKLNSDIKPKAPLTWASELSGKQELPVLAAGAKPSFKLAEPKHVAKKDSDNKKFEKPATAVSNSKSSGNLNRALQPRSAGSVPSISSSSGDEKSLVHSKSAGIISLGDFLKRQVSSEDDSTVQSESFSQKNNSALVTTKNKPGPSINTKPASVSKPSPSFYGKAKESSKGSSYSIGKKAETGTSSSGKPGIYGKSQGAKPAVNSHMSKTLSSWKKSRAVKSSGPPPPPKQSSHFPNGVTEFPKPSSRSEEDEAYERRMRLQNRLGIEEPEETPSEEKKKSPKSRETTEEKQKRAAASRDKVKEFQKE